A stretch of DNA from Catenulispora acidiphila DSM 44928:
CGGGCTGCGGCTGCCGGCGGACCTGCCGAGTCCGGAGTTCTGCGCGGACGTCTACCAGGCGTTCGCTCAGCGCGTGCGGATCGTGGACGAGGAGTGCAGCGGATACCTCGCCGCGCTCCTGGACTCCGGGCCCTGCGTCTTCGAAGGCGCGCAGGGCGTGCTGCTGGACGAGTGGTACGGCTTCCACCCGCACACGACCTGGTCGACGACCACCTTCGCCAACGCCGAGGAGTTGCTGAAGGAGTCCGGCCAGGAGACCGGCAACGCGGCGCGCCTCGGCGTGGTCCGCACCTACAGCACCCGGCACGGCGCCGGGCCGTTCGTCCCCGAGGACGCGGCGCTGGCCCCGCACCTGCCGGAGCCGCACAACGAGACCGGAACGTGGCAGGGGGCGTTCCGGATCGGGCACTTCGACGCGGTGGCGCATCGCTACGCGCTCGACGTGTGCGGCGGCGCCGACGCGCTGGTGGTCACGCACGCGGACGCCCGGGCGGACGGCCGGCGCCTGTGCCGGGCCTATCAGGCCTCGGCGGACGTGCCGGCGATGGAGAAGCTGCCGCGCAGCCTGATGCCGGACCTGGACTATCAGCGGCTGCTGACGAAGACCGTGTCGTCGTGCACGCCGGTGTACGACGACGGTCCGCGGGACCAGCGCGACTGGCCGGACGTCATCGAGGAGGCGCTGGGGACGCCGGTCGGGGTGGTCTCCTCGGGCCCGACGTGGCGCGAGAAGGCCGCGCGCCTGCCCTGCGCGAAATAGTGCGCGTGCAGGACAGGCGCGGGAGGCTGTGCGGCAGCCGCCGGGAGCTACTCAGGGAGTTGCTCAGGGAGTTGCTCAGGGAGTTGCTCAGGGAGTTGCTCAGGTACCGAGATGCGCCGGGAGTGACTCAGGGAGTTGCCCCGGCGCCCCGGTAGTCAGAGGTCGCTCAGGAAGCTGCTCCGGCGCCGCGGTCCTCAGGTCCCGAAGTGCGCGAGGAAGTCACCGCCGAGCACGTGCGCGTGCACATGGAACACCGTCTGCCCGGCATGCGCGTCGGTGTTGAACACCACGCGGTAGCCGCCGTCCGCGATCCCCTCCGTCTTCGCCACCTCGCGCGCCTCGAGCAGCACGGCGGCGGCCAGCTCGGGCGCGCCGAAGGCGAGCTCGGCGGCGTTGGCGTAGTGCGCGCGCGGGACGATGAGGTCGTGGACCGGAGCCTGCGGGTTTATGTCTTTGAAGGCGAGCGTGAGGTCCGTCTCGCGGACCACCGTCGCCGGGATCTCGCCGGCCACGATCTTGCAGAAGAGACAGTCGGGTTGGGGTTGGCCGTCGGCCATCATGTCCTCCTCGGGCGCCCCGTTGGTGGGGGCTTTTCCGGCGATAGGCTACGGCACCATGCGCCTCCTCGACGGTTTCGCCCCGTCCGCCGCCGCGATCGGCACCGCCCCCGACGTCCCGGAGCTGAGCGACGACGCCCAGGCGGCGGTCAAGGGCTACGCGTCGGCCACCGCCGTGTCCCCCGGGGAGTCAGTGGACTTCCACATCTCGGTGGCCGCGCCGCAGGAGATCACCGTCGAGATCTATCGGGTCGGCGCCTATGAGGACCACCGCACGGCGCTGCTCGGCAGCAGCGAGCCGGTCGCCGTCGTCCCGCAGCCCGAGCCGGTGACGGACCCTGAGACCGGGATGGTCACCTGCCTGTGGGAGCCGGCGTGGCGGCTGAACGTGCCGGCGGACTGGAAGTCCGGCGCGTACCTCGCGGTGCTCCGGGCCGCCGACGGCGCCAACTACGTGCCCTTCGCCGTCCGCGATCTGCGACGCCGCGCGAGCTGGCTCGTGGTCGTGCCCTTCGCCTGCTATCAGGCGTACAACATGTACCCGTTCGACAACGCCCGCGGGAAGAACCTGTACTACGGCTTCGACGAGGACGGCGAGCAGAGCAGCAAGCTGCGCGCCTCCTCGGTCTCCTTCCTGCGCCCTTACGAGCTGACCGGCATGCCGCGCGAAGCCGAGCGCGTCCACGACTTCGTCGTCTGGGCTGAGCGTCAGGGCTATGAGATGGAGTACGCGACGAGCGCCGACCTCGACGAGGGCCGCGTCGACCCGTTGA
This window harbors:
- a CDS encoding adenylosuccinate synthetase encodes the protein MDLIGMKHAIVVDLGYGDAGKGSTVDWLCSPGHAEPRAASRIRAVIRFNGGAQAGHNVITPDGRHHTFAQFGAGTFHGVPTHLSRFMLVEPFALAAEAAHLAELGIGNPFALLSADSRALITTPYHRAANRVRESARDRTPGSARHGTCGMGIGETVSFSLAVSPDKPPRVGDCRDRATLVRKLTALRARIAADLELSGLRLPADLPSPEFCADVYQAFAQRVRIVDEECSGYLAALLDSGPCVFEGAQGVLLDEWYGFHPHTTWSTTTFANAEELLKESGQETGNAARLGVVRTYSTRHGAGPFVPEDAALAPHLPEPHNETGTWQGAFRIGHFDAVAHRYALDVCGGADALVVTHADARADGRRLCRAYQASADVPAMEKLPRSLMPDLDYQRLLTKTVSSCTPVYDDGPRDQRDWPDVIEEALGTPVGVVSSGPTWREKAARLPCAK
- a CDS encoding histidine triad nucleotide-binding protein, with product MMADGQPQPDCLFCKIVAGEIPATVVRETDLTLAFKDINPQAPVHDLIVPRAHYANAAELAFGAPELAAAVLLEAREVAKTEGIADGGYRVVFNTDAHAGQTVFHVHAHVLGGDFLAHFGT